From the Portunus trituberculatus isolate SZX2019 chromosome 8, ASM1759143v1, whole genome shotgun sequence genome, the window tacatatacacacacacacgcatacatacatacatacatacatatacacacactggCTGGtacaaagaataagaataagaaaataagatggagagagacacacacacacacacacacacacacacacacacacacacacacacctgctgcttGAGGCGAGAGTTCTCCTCCTTGAGAGTGGTGACAGCAGCAAGGGCGTGGCGGTGGTCAGACTCCCACTCTGAAGTCTTGGATGCCCACTCCTCGCTGGCCGACTCTATCTGCTTCTTCAGGACCTGCCGGGGATGAGGAGGTGTTAGagtaagttgggttaggttagggtggtggttagattaagttaggttaaggttaggttagacaggcttatatattttttttttctttgcatgtgGGGGGGGGAGGCATTTTGGTacagtgtggttaggttaggttaggtttggttaggtgaggttaggttaaggttaggttagacaggcttataatttttttttttttatttttgcacgGGGTGGAGGCATTTTGgtagtgtggttaggttaggttaggtgaggttgggCTGAGCTGGGTGGGTTcaaattgggttgggttaggtttgggttaaaTTGAAttgccttttcctttttttcattcttctttttgttgtgttggTTTGTTTTGTGAGTGAATttagtgtggttaggttaggttaggttaggttaatgggctggttttccctttcttgttccttttttttgctttttttttttttttgtttgttttggcttACTTTACGAGTGATTTGGGTgtggcttggttaggttaggctgaggGGCTGGGTTAagtgtggttaggttacgttaggttgagAGGCTGGGTTAagtgtggttaggttacgttaggctgAGAGGCTGGGTtaagtgtggttaggttagactaggttagAACAAGTTTAGGATAAGTTAACATTGGCTTCATAAaactagattaggttaggctatTGTGTGTGGTAAAGTGGTGTTTTTGTGAGTGCTTGACTGCATATCAGGaagttgggtgtgtttggagtagCAGTGTTTGGCTGAGTCACTGGCGCGCATTCCCAAACACctctgcgcttcaccttcactatttcaaaaggctttatttaaatgtacacgagtttttttaaggtattttacggttcaagagaaagagtggcaagatatctacattactaactggagatacactcttgaaaaccccgctaatcatttctgtggccttaatttaaatttacacgagtttttatggtgtttttaaggttcaagacgcagagtggcaagatttttatataattaactggaagaaacactcttgaaaaccccgctagtcatttctgtggcttttatttacatttacacgagtttctaaggagttttacggttctagaggcagagtggcaagatttctatatcattaactggagaaacactcttagaaaCCCTGCTAATCGTCCATATagcctttatttaaatttacacgagtctttatggtgttttttatgcttctagaggcagagtggcaggatttatatatcattaactggagaaacactcttgaaaaccccgctagtcatctgtggccttggaaaagagtcgtggtgagagcagagcgtttcagaataagggCCACTGTTTGGTTGTATCTAACTTGTATGTTTGGTGTCTGGGTTGTTTCGGGGTGTGTTTGGCATCTTTTGTGTTTGatagtgtgtttggggtgttttgtgttgagTGCTTGTGGTTTGTGTGAAATAAGGCGTGAGTGTGTTAGTTTGCGTTTGGTAAAGTGTGCGGTGGTGTGCCGTGTTTGGGTGGGCGTGGGCTGTGTGGGCGAGGGCGTGACTGGTGGTGCGAGTGACAGGGACAAAGGTCTGAgtgggagaaagtgagagggagtgtgtgaagagagagaggagatagggagagtgagataaggagagattaaggaagagaaaggaaggagaggcagtgtttgtgtgagggagaagggagaggagcatGAAGGAGCGTGGGGGAAGGCTGGGGGCAAGGAccgtgaggggagggaggagggagggagagggggagagggagggagaggagatcaGAGGGCGGAGGTGGAAGGttatggtggtggggatgggcgggggaaggggaagaccCAACCCTGACTAGTAAATATGCTgcaattgctgtgtgtgtgtgtgtgtgtgtgtgtgtacctctgCCTCCATGACGGTGGTGAGGAGTTGTCGCTGCAGCTCCAGCACATCCTTCTCCCTGAGGATGGCGGATATCCTCTGCTTGTTGGGCGTGACGCGCACCCTGGCGCCCTTCAGCAGGCTCACCGGCATGCTGAACCCGCCGTccgcccgccccgcccgccGCTCACGCTCGATCACCACGCGGTCGCTGCCCcgcctgctctcctcctcctgcgtcgcTTCCCTCGGGGCCGCGGGAGTTGCTGGGGCTGCTGGTGTTGCAGGGGGCGCCGTGGAGGTCCGTGGGGTGCGCTCCTTGATGGGCACCTTCAGCACCCGCGGCAGCACCACGTCCCGCTCACGCTCAGCGTTCAGCCGCACGCTGGAGGCGCTGCGCACCCTGCCGCGTCCCGCGCCGCCCGCCCCGTCCTCACCGCCGTCAGAGCCCGCCACGCTGACGGTGACGGCGGGGGAGGGGCGGCGtggcctggtggtggtagtggtggtggtggtggcggcggcatgGTCAGCCAGGATGGTTACGGTGTGCACACCGCCGTGTGTGCTGGCGCAactggaggaggcggcggcggcgggcggcAGGGGCTCGGGGCGCGCGGCGTCCAGCCTGAGGGCACGCACCTGGTCCTCCAGGCGCCGCTTGTCCCCCGCCAGCGCCAGCAGCTGCCCGTGCAGGTCCACCAGCCGCTGGTGGGACGCCGCCGCCTCCGCTTCCGCCCATCCCACCCGCCCTATCAAGTACTGGCGGTCTTGCCGCAGCCGATCCACCGCCGCCCACGCCTCCGCCTCCAGAGCCACGCCCACGGGAGGCggcgggggcggcggcggcagcaggtcCGCGGCGGTGTGGCCTGGCAGGGAGTGTGGCCAGTAGTCCCTGGCCACGGCGGGGTGCGGGTGGCGCGGGGAGGACAAGGGATCTGAGGCGGGGGCCgcggggtggtggaggtggtggtggtgtgggtggtgcggCGCCCCCTGCGCAGCCCCCGCCGGGCCCGTGGACAGCCTGTCTCGCTCACATCGCTCGGCGCGCTCCAGCTCGTGGCGCAGGCGCGTGCCCTTGCGCTGGATGACGTCCAACAAGTGCCACAGCTCGTCCTCGGCGGAGCCCAGGGGGAGGTCAGGCTCCACGGAGGTCCATCGTGGGTCGTCAGCCCCTGAGAGGTGGTCCcccgccgaggaggaggagctcttGCCCATGCTGCCCCCCGCCTTGTCAGTGCTGAAGCCGCTGTCCGCCACTGCTGAGCTGCTGTGTGTCTCGCTCAGCGACTTGCCGcccgtgctgctgctgctgctgtttccgCCCCCGCCGCCCCCGCCCGCAGAGATGGCCCGCGGCTGCCGCGAGCCCTCACCGCCGCTCAGGGGGGCGTGGGCGGCCTTGGAGGGCGACGACTctgccctggtggtggtgggcggggcggggcggggcgcgggCGGCGGGTCATGGGTGGGGGCGGGCGTGAGGGAGTGAAAGGGGCgggtgtggtgcaggtgtggcagCGCCTCCAGCACATGGTCACGGAACTCCAGCAGCGACGTCACCTCCTGCTGCAGCTcctgaagagggagagagagagattaatggcccGTGGCGaccaccgacaccaccagcacacacacacacacacacacacacacaaagaatcatAAAGTAACCAACAGAAGCAACACAAGTTGAACAGTGCGGGGCGTGAGCACACCACAACAAGCAGGATGGCCGCCGCCCTGGCCTTCCCCGGTGTGCCCTCCCCGCTGCCTTGCCTCTACGATCTCCAGCCAACCAAGGGAGAGGAGAACACActccacaaaaaataatatcaatgaaTGATACACAGAAAGAAACGAACACGGAAgctcaagctctctctctctctcgcgtgcgCTTTTGTCATGTAGGTgtaaaaataatgtgtgtgtgtatgcgtgtgtgggtaaatttcttattattcttataactTCCCCATTACAGTAATATAaaccttcactactactacaactgctgctgctgctgctgctgctactactactattactacttactactactactactactattcaaagtatttttatgtatttccatTTCAAGAATTTTCCAGTCACGTTACATTattaaagattctctctctctctctctctctctctctctctctctctctctctcttactaagcCTAAAGGAAACTACAGTAacggtatggaggaggaggaggaggaggaggaggaggaggaggaggaggaggaaagaaaaacaacacaaagacaaagctaaagataaaagaagagaagaaagagaagaaaagaagtatcgaagaggaggaggaggaggaggaggaggaggaggaacaaaagaacacaaaagaagaacaaacaacagctGAGATATTCGCtcttactggaggaggaggaggaggaggaggaggaggaggggaagttcAGCTGGGTTTTCGGTCACggtagacggaggaggaggaggaggaggaggaggaggaggaggaggaggaggaggacgactagCAGTGTTGCCATATCCACAGCCCCGccctttgtcacacacacacacacacacacacacacacacacacacacacacacaaagaaattcaAACTGTAATAATgtgtggacgagagagagagagagagagagagagagagagagagagagagagagagagagagagagagagagagagagagagttttatgtaAGTTTTGAtttggtaatgtgtgtgtgtgtgtgtgtgtgtgtgtgtgtgtgtgtgtgtgtgtgtgtgtgtgtgttaaaagtatacacacacaatttcccttcaacaaatgttctctctctctctctctctctctctctctctctctgaaggaacGCAGTTAGTCATGcaagtaaatgtgtgtgtgtgtgtgtgtgtgtgtgtgtgtgtgtgtgtgtgtgtgtgtgtacgcgcgtgtGTGTAAAAATGGCACAGGAGGCAGGTGTTCTGACCaatagcaggtgtgtgtgtgtgtgtgtgtgtgtgtgtgtgtgtgtgtgtgtgtgtgtgtgtgtgtgtgtgtgtgatattactGCAACTTCTCTCGCTCACCGCCAGTCaaccttgaaacacacacacacacacacacacacacacacacacacacacacacacacacacacacattactgtaCAGTGTTAAAGCGCAAGAAATCttagttaaatctctctctctctctctctgactgagagagagagactgagagagagagagagagagagagagagagagagagagagagagagagagagagagagagagagagagagagagagagagggtgtgttaGGTTTCAGGAAGAcaggataaaacacacacacacacacacacacacacacacacacacacacacacacacacacacacacacacactatgcaaGTATTTCCTgtctgaataaataaataaataaataaataaagaaagaaagaaagaaagaaaggaagaggaggaagaaagaaagaaagaaagggaaggaaagaaagtgataacaaaaaaacacaataataaataaaagaaaaagaaaaaaaaagaaagaagaaaaggaaagcgaaaaaaaaacgaaaaaaataaaaactggaaaaaaaataaaaacgacgaacagaaacaaaaatgaaaaaacaaataaatgaaataaataaataaataaaccaccaccaccactacgaccaccaccaccaccaccaccaccaccaccaccaccaccacaaatatccTTCTCTTTAGCATTCCTACGTTATAAAGGATGTCAACGATGTCCTTCAcacctgagaggaggaggaggaggaggaggaggaggaggaggaggaggaggaggaggaggaggaggaggaggaggtaagaggcaGAAGAATGaatgtgcatgagagagagagagagagagagagagagagagagagagagagagagagagagagagagagagagagagagagagagagagagagagagaattatcagtgagaaatagatgaagtaatattcctcctcctcctcctcctccttctcttctcgttcttcttgttctcctcctccctcccctcctcctcctcctcctcctcctcctaacaagTCAGCAAATTCCTAAAGATGAGGAAATaatagacaaaagaagaagaagaagaagaagaagaagaagaagaagaagaagaaggctaaAAAATTACttcaataaaaacaatgaactttttcttcttcttcttcttcttcttcttcttcttcttcctcctcctcctcctcctcctcctcctcctcctcctcctcctcctcctcctccatctcctcttccttcttcttatcatttttgttataggtgtgtgtgtgtgtgtgtgtgtgtgtgtgtgtgtgtgtgtgtgtgtgtgtgtgtgtgtgtgtgtccttgagtGCGTGAGACAAGAGAAATTCCAAActcaatgagaaaaagaaaaaaaaataaagaaaaagaaaaaattaaacgaatattaaagagagagagagagagagagagagagagagagagagagagactagcgtAGCGTTAAATAATTTCCCacattttgtcctcctcctctcctcctcctcctcctcctcctctcctcctcctcctcctcctcctgttgctggcTCTAATGTGCAACAGCGTAACATccaacacatctctctctctctctctctctctctctctctaaattcatATAAGAGgaaactttctctttttttaatgaacaaggaaataaaactcgtgtgtgtgtgtgtgtgtgtgtgtgtgtgtgtgtgtgtgtgtgtgtgtgtgtgtgtgtgtgtgtactcctaATATACATATGTACGTATAATTTACTCACATATACCGTTTCATTCtacagacaggtgtgtgtgtgtgtgtgtgtgtgtgtgtgtgtgtgtgtgtgtgtgtgtgtgtgtgtgtgtgtgtgtgtgagcgccgtGGGAAGCATACCAACCTTTACTATTGAAATTCATAACATTTGGGCGATTTTTCTAACGTCAC encodes:
- the LOC123500422 gene encoding uncharacterized protein LOC123500422 isoform X4; this encodes MDFHVAIPGPFTYLVHEHARSIIAIQELQQEVTSLLEFRDHVLEALPHLHHTRPFHSLTPAPTHDPPPAPRPAPPTTTRAESSPSKAAHAPLSGGEGSRQPRAISAGGGGGGGNSSSSSTGGKSLSETHSSSAVADSGFSTDKAGGSMGKSSSSSAGDHLSGADDPRWTSVEPDLPLGSAEDELWHLLDVIQRKGTRLRHELERAERCERDRLSTGPAGAAQGAPHHPHHHHLHHPAAPASDPLSSPRHPHPAVARDYWPHSLPGHTAADLLPPPPPPPPVGVALEAEAWAAVDRLRQDRQYLIGRVGWAEAEAAASHQRLVDLHGQLLALAGDKRRLEDQVRALRLDAARPEPLPPAAAASSSCASTHGGVHTVTILADHAAATTTTTTTTRPRRPSPAVTVSVAGSDGGEDGAGGAGRGRVRSASSVRLNAERERDVVLPRVLKVPIKERTPRTSTAPPATPAAPATPAAPREATQEEESRRGSDRVVIERERRAGRADGGFSMPVSLLKGARVRVTPNKQRISAILREKDVLELQRQLLTTVMEAEVLKKQIESASEEWASKTSEWESDHRHALAAVTTLKEENSRLKQQLESRPKAAEKRDIGVCAAPVMFTTSTMTGNSVGEEEDAPTHTVHAGPNVKYDVVVHEERRGERGDSGTRRPAVAVEKPPRRSREPRNAPSPAPPLRETAESPGGKDSLGRGGGARGRATLSQSGRCTPTGTPRSSPAPSITPRMCTTRATPQDTRASPLTRTTVTRSTLHRRDSLKAAQRGGKAAGGGGGAPAGQAKVRSRGASLLSRWFTMLE
- the LOC123500422 gene encoding endochitinase A-like isoform X1, whose protein sequence is MDFHVAIPGPFTYLVHEHARSIIAIQELQQEVTSLLEFRDHVLEALPHLHHTRPFHSLTPAPTHDPPPAPRPAPPTTTRAESSPSKAAHAPLSGGEGSRQPRAISAGGGGGGGNSSSSSTGGKSLSETHSSSAVADSGFSTDKAGGSMGKSSSSSAGDHLSGADDPRWTSVEPDLPLGSAEDELWHLLDVIQRKGTRLRHELERAERCERDRLSTGPAGAAQGAPHHPHHHHLHHPAAPASDPLSSPRHPHPAVARDYWPHSLPGHTAADLLPPPPPPPPVGVALEAEAWAAVDRLRQDRQYLIGRVGWAEAEAAASHQRLVDLHGQLLALAGDKRRLEDQVRALRLDAARPEPLPPAAAASSSCASTHGGVHTVTILADHAAATTTTTTTTRPRRPSPAVTVSVAGSDGGEDGAGGAGRGRVRSASSVRLNAERERDVVLPRVLKVPIKERTPRTSTAPPATPAAPATPAAPREATQEEESRRGSDRVVIERERRAGRADGGFSMPVSLLKGARVRVTPNKQRISAILREKDVLELQRQLLTTVMEAEVLKKQIESASEEWASKTSEWESDHRHALAAVTTLKEENSRLKQQLESRPKAAEKRDIGVCAAPVMFTTSTMTGNSVGEEEDAPTHTVHAGPNVKYDVVVHEERRGERGDSGTRRPAVAVEKPPRRSREPRNAPSPAPPLRETAESPGGKDSLGRGGGARGRATLSQSGRCTPTGTPRSSPAPSITPRMCTTRATPQDTRASPLTRTTVTRSTLHRRDSLKAAQRGGKAAGGGGGAPAGQAKVAPSLCPDQGSVGQPRSMRQAPRSPLTLADLRTPSPAPPPAQAARPAPGHRGAKGVSGRRLGGAAGVLHPREASRAGAGPGLGLGSGVGAGRSMRSGVRGASSPHELRLSHLRPATPSPSPPASCSSFYDSINSEGPPLAGHAPPSPVPPSPTTDRLMQVEVAFEWTPVNPSTHPSAQIWPCSPLTPATHPQWLSQRLPQAHSPRPWPPDSLEATGEPETGHVGQLGHARGRVEGLRVRPRARGGGGGGLSPRQDQDLNSRVHQILTRIASGAQ
- the LOC123500422 gene encoding endochitinase A-like isoform X2, whose product is MRPHQLCQELQQEVTSLLEFRDHVLEALPHLHHTRPFHSLTPAPTHDPPPAPRPAPPTTTRAESSPSKAAHAPLSGGEGSRQPRAISAGGGGGGGNSSSSSTGGKSLSETHSSSAVADSGFSTDKAGGSMGKSSSSSAGDHLSGADDPRWTSVEPDLPLGSAEDELWHLLDVIQRKGTRLRHELERAERCERDRLSTGPAGAAQGAPHHPHHHHLHHPAAPASDPLSSPRHPHPAVARDYWPHSLPGHTAADLLPPPPPPPPVGVALEAEAWAAVDRLRQDRQYLIGRVGWAEAEAAASHQRLVDLHGQLLALAGDKRRLEDQVRALRLDAARPEPLPPAAAASSSCASTHGGVHTVTILADHAAATTTTTTTTRPRRPSPAVTVSVAGSDGGEDGAGGAGRGRVRSASSVRLNAERERDVVLPRVLKVPIKERTPRTSTAPPATPAAPATPAAPREATQEEESRRGSDRVVIERERRAGRADGGFSMPVSLLKGARVRVTPNKQRISAILREKDVLELQRQLLTTVMEAEVLKKQIESASEEWASKTSEWESDHRHALAAVTTLKEENSRLKQQLESRPKAAEKRDIGVCAAPVMFTTSTMTGNSVGEEEDAPTHTVHAGPNVKYDVVVHEERRGERGDSGTRRPAVAVEKPPRRSREPRNAPSPAPPLRETAESPGGKDSLGRGGGARGRATLSQSGRCTPTGTPRSSPAPSITPRMCTTRATPQDTRASPLTRTTVTRSTLHRRDSLKAAQRGGKAAGGGGGAPAGQAKVAPSLCPDQGSVGQPRSMRQAPRSPLTLADLRTPSPAPPPAQAARPAPGHRGAKGVSGRRLGGAAGVLHPREASRAGAGPGLGLGSGVGAGRSMRSGVRGASSPHELRLSHLRPATPSPSPPASCSSFYDSINSEGPPLAGHAPPSPVPPSPTTDRLMQVEVAFEWTPVNPSTHPSAQIWPCSPLTPATHPQWLSQRLPQAHSPRPWPPDSLEATGEPETGHVGQLGHARGRVEGLRVRPRARGGGGGGLSPRQDQDLNSRVHQILTRIASGAQ
- the LOC123500422 gene encoding platelet binding protein GspB-like isoform X3, which produces MDFHVAIPGPFTYLVHEHARSIIAIQELQQEVTSLLEFRDHVLEALPHLHHTRPFHSLTPAPTHDPPPAPRPAPPTTTRAESSPSKAAHAPLSGGEGSRQPRAISAGGGGGGGNSSSSSTGGKSLSETHSSSAVADSGFSTDKAGGSMGKSSSSSAGDHLSGADDPRWTSVEPDLPLGSAEDELWHLLDVIQRKGTRLRHELERAERCERDRLSTGPAGAAQGAPHHPHHHHLHHPAAPASDPLSSPRHPHPAVARDYWPHSLPGHTAADLLPPPPPPPPVGVALEAEAWAAVDRLRQDRQYLIGRVGWAEAEAAASHQRLVDLHGQLLALAGDKRRLEDQVRALRLDAARPEPLPPAAAASSSCASTHGGVHTVTILADHAAATTTTTTTTRPRRPSPAVTVSVAGSDGGEDGAGGAGRGRVRSASSVRLNAERERDVVLPRVLKVPIKERTPRTSTAPPATPAAPATPAAPREATQEEESRRGSDRVVIERERRAGRADGGFSMPVSLLKGARVRVTPNKQRISAILREKDVLELQRQLLTTVMEAEVLKKQIESASEEWASKTSEWESDHRHALAAVTTLKEENSRLKQQLESRPKAAEKRDIGVCAAPVMFTTSTMTGNSVGEEEDAPTHTVHAGPNVKYDVVVHEERRGERGDSGTRRPAVAVEKPPRRSREPRNAPSPAPPLRETAESPGGKDSLGRGGGARGRATLSQSGRCTPTGTPRSSPAPSITPRMCTTRATPQDTRASPLTRTTVTRSTLHRRDSLKAAQRGGKAAGGGGGAPAGQAKGSAVDSASSSSSSSSSSSTSSSTSILSSTSASSISSSSSPSTVAERRTNRPASFFRLPRHSALTKVVSASPGP
- the LOC123500422 gene encoding endochitinase A-like isoform X5; the protein is MDFHVAIPGPFTYLVHEHARSIIAIQELQQEVTSLLEFRDHVLEALPHLHHTRPFHSLTPAPTHDPPPAPRPAPPTTTRAESSPSKAAHAPLSGGEGSRQPRAISAGGGGGGGNSSSSSTGGKSLSETHSSSAVADSGFSTDKAGGSMGKSSSSSAGDHLSGADDPRWTSVEPDLPLGSAEDELWHLLDVIQRKGTRLRHELERAERCERDRLSTGPAGAAQGAPHHPHHHHLHHPAAPASDPLSSPRHPHPAVARDYWPHSLPGHTAADLLPPPPPPPPVGVALEAEAWAAVDRLRQDRQYLIGRVGWAEAEAAASHQRLVDLHGQLLALAGDKRRLEDQVRALRLDAARPEPLPPAAAASSSCASTHGGVHTVTILADHAAATTTTTTTTRPRRPSPAVTVSVAGSDGGEDGAGGAGRGRVRSASSVRLNAERERDVVLPRVLKVPIKERTPRTSTAPPATPAAPATPAAPREATQEEESRRGSDRVVIERERRAGRADGGFSMPVSLLKGARVRVTPNKQRISAILREKDVLELQRQLLTTVMEAEVLKKQIESASEEWASKTSEWESDHRHALAAVTTLKEENSRLKQQLESRPKAAEKRDIGVCAAPVMFTTSTMTGNSVGEEEDAPTHTVHAGPNVKYDVVVHEERRGERGDSGTRRPAVAVEKPPRRSREPRNAPSPAPPLRETAESPGGKDSLGRGGGARGRATLSQSGRCTPTGTPRSSPAPSITPRMCTTRATPQDTRASPLTRTTVTRSTLHRRDSLKAAQRGGKAAGGGGGAPAGQAKPTSRRRRHQQQ